A window from Salvia miltiorrhiza cultivar Shanhuang (shh) chromosome 2, IMPLAD_Smil_shh, whole genome shotgun sequence encodes these proteins:
- the LOC131010538 gene encoding isoflavone reductase-like protein: MGEKSKILIIGGTGYIGKFIVAASAKSGHPTFALLRDATIDDPAKSQLIQGFQNSGVTILKGDLKDHESLVKAIKQVDVVISCVGQMQLADQLHIIAAIKEAGNIKRFLPSEFGNDVDRARAVEPAKSAWAVKVDIRRATEAEGIPYTYVSANYFAGYSLPTLMQPGLPPPPTDKLVIFGDGNVKAVFNDERDIGTYTIKAVDDPRTLNKILYIKPPKNIYSFNEIAALWEKKIGKTLQKIYVPEDQLLKQIAESAMPINIILAINHSVFVKSDQTYFDINPSFGFEASQLYPDVKYTTVDEYLNQFL; this comes from the exons atgGGTGAGAAGAGCAAGATTCTGATAATTGGGGGCACAGGGTATATCGGTAAATTCATAGTGGCGGCGAGCGCAAAATCTGGGCACCCCACGTTTGCTTTGTTGAGAGATGCTACAATTGATGACCCTGCTAAGTCCCAACTCATTCAAGGCTTCCAAAATTCTGGAGTCACTATACTCAaa GGTGATTTGAAGGATCATGAGAGCTTAGTGAAGGCCATAAAGCAGGTGGATGTGGTAATATCCTGTGTGGGTCAGATGCAGTTGGCTGATCAGCTGCACATCATTGCTGCTATTAAAGAAGCTGGAAATATTAAG AGGTTCTTGCCGTCGGAGTTTGGAAACGACGTAGATCGTGCCCGGGCGGTGGAGCCGGCGAAATCAGCATGGGCGGTGAAGGTTGATATCCGGCGAGCTACAGAGGCAGAAGGCATTCCATACACGTACGTTTCAGCCAACTACTTCGCTGGCTATTCTCTGCCAACGCTCATGCAGCCAGGACTCCCCCCTCCGCCTACAGACAAACTCGTCATCTTTGGCGATGGGAATGTCAAAG CTGTGTTCAACGATGAACGTGACATTGGCACATACACCATCAAAGCTGTTGATGATCCAAGAACCTTGAACAAGATCCTCTACATCAAGCCTCCCAAAAACATATACTCATTCAATGAGATTGCTGCTTTATGGGAGAAGAAAATCGGCAAAACCCTCCAGAAAATCTATGTACCCGAGGACCAACTTCTCAAACAGATTGCAG AGTCAGCAATGCCAATAAACATAATTCTGGCGATCAACCATTCTGTATTCGTGAAGAGTGATCAAACATATTTTGATATCAACCCATCATTTGGATTTGAGGCTTCACAGCTCTATCCTGACGTCAAGTATACTACTGTGGACGAGTACCTCAACCAATTTCTCTAA